From a single Molothrus ater isolate BHLD 08-10-18 breed brown headed cowbird chromosome Z, BPBGC_Mater_1.1, whole genome shotgun sequence genomic region:
- the LOC118699780 gene encoding thioredoxin, translating to MVKIVGNLVEFQAELQSAGEKLIVVDFSATWCGPCKMIKPFFHSLCEKYGDVIFIEIDVDDAQDVASHCDVKCMPTFQFYKNGEKVQEFSGANKEKLEETIKSLL from the exons gttGAATTTCAGGCAGAACTGCAATCTGCTGGTGAGAAGCTTATAGTAGTTGATTTCTCTGCCACATGGTGTGGACCATGCAAAATGATCAAGCCCTTTTTCCAC aGTTTGTGTGAGAAGTATGGTGATGTGATATTCATAGAAATCGATGTGGATGATGCCCAG GATGTTGCTTCACACTGTGATGTGAAGTGCATGCCAACGTTCCAGTTCTACAAGAATGGAGAGAAG GTGCAGGAGTTCTCTGGGGCCAATAAAGAGAAGCTGGAAGAGACCATTAAAAGTCTACTCTAA